The sequence tcaatcaaatcaaagaGATCTTCAATCACGATAATCCAGATTTCAGCTTTTTCAGGTCCCTCATTACCAAAATAACGAGGTGGACGCATGGTATGGAAATAGGCAACTAACTCATCCATCCTAAGTTGTTCCAATCGTCCAGTAGCTTGGTTAACCTCGGTATTAACATCAATGCGAGGTCTCCCACGACCATGCCCACGTTCAGCATTATTACCACTTTCAGCCATTCTATaaatataaatcataataaGAATTAGAATGAAAATAAACATATCATATATGCACATAAACATGCTGAAAAGTAGCAACAACAAGCGCAAAAATCAACTTTAGTGTCTAGACTCGAATGTCCTAGACTCTAGTTTGAGCATATCCcagtttatgctctgataccatgatGTGAGGCCCGGTTACTCTAATTACATTTAATTATCATACAAACAAGTAATTAGAAGTCAAAGCAGtggaaaaataatttaaaataaattttgggcctataaaaatttcggcatgacctccccgtaagtaggacatcccaaaatacACAGACAAcagtttatttaaaataactaaaactaGGACCTCAACAAACTTAaacatcacacaaccatgtgcCGGCCAGGCacgaaaacaaattaaaacagTTAACACATACCTGAGCCGACAAGGCTtgataataatttaaaacatagcAGGAACTCTCAAATACAACATAAATACATCGGGGCATCTCCCCGGAGAATATAAAAATGActctaacataatacataatataaaaaGCACCTCGTCGAGACGAAGCTACGCTCAAAATATCAGGCCAATCGGACGTCATTTGGCCGGCCAAATCGTCACCTGAAGTCACGGATCCGTCACCTTCTCCGACCAGTTTCACGGCCAGCCATTTTTCCGGCACTCCCATCCATGCATTTGAAGCGCCTTTTCCTCCTGATCATTTTCCGACCTCCCCCGTTCCTCCTTCTTCCCTGTGCTTGTCGGAATCTGCTTCTGAATGCCCGCAACCAACGATCAAGTCAAGCCCGTTATTTGTTTCCCAGTTTCCGACGAGCTCAGGCGTCTATTGTTCAAATCAAACCCCGATATGGAATCCTCATCAAATTTCGTTCCAGATGCACCCAGGCCCGTTTCCTATTCCTTCGTCATCGGAGCTGCAAATTGGATCTATTGATCGTGGGTCGGAAACCCTAGCTCCGATGGTCTTCTTCCCCAATTACTCAACCGTGCCTCAACCTTTTTTCAATCCTTCTCAGCCGAAGATTGCATTATCCCCTACGCTCCTTTCCATGCCTTCAATTTCTGGATCCTCGCCGTCGATGATAAACGCCCAATTCCAAGGTTTTCTGGTGAGTCACGCACCGAGTCACTCATTTCCTACCCCTCAAATGCCCGAGTCTGCACACATAGACCCCAAATTCGTGTTCTCCACCACCTCGCCGGCCCTCGGTGGTACTCCGACCGGTGACTCGAGAGTCAACTCGGACGAGTCATACGTTCGTACTCACTGTGTCAACTCAGCTGGTCAACTCGTGGTCAACCCAGTCAAAATCGTTGACCTGTGACCCCGGGTGGCCCTGCTCCTTTTGCCCCTGGTGCGGGCACTTGGACCACAAAAAAGAGAAGACGTAACCAGCGGCGGCGGCCACCTCCTCAGGCTGCCCCGCGTACTCAAAATTTCTTCCAAGTTCTTGAGTCTTTACCCGAGGAGCCTGATCTTTGTCGCTCTGAGTTGAGGACTGAGGCTCCTTTTGAGTCTGCTGAGCAGAGTCCAGATCTCCCTGTGGATGGAGATGTTGTTAAGGACCTTGCTTCTGGGTGTAGTGATGCTACGATGGGAGGTGATGCTGGTGCTCCCGCCCCGCAGTCAGTTGTCGCTCCCCACGAGGGACCTGACCTCGGCTTGGCCCTTTCTTGGGCTCGTCAGGTGGAGGAAGAGGTTGGTGCTTCTTCAGGGGTCGGTGAGATGGATCTTGGTTTTCCGCAAGCTGTTCCTGTGCCTTCCTTGGAGGCTACTGATACCTGAACTCTGAATCACAGTAGCCACTCCATCCCCTCGCTTCCTGGGACTCCTGTGGAGTCCTCCGCCCCGTCCTTTGAGGGGCTTGTCTCTCAGCAGGGTACTTATTGTCAGGACGTTGATCCGATCACTGAGTTTGTCAGTGAGGACGACTCAAGTTCCTTCTGTGGGACTGAATCGTGTGATGGGAGAGATTTTGGGAGATATGATGAGGATTTTGATTTCTCTGTCTCACCCTCTAAGAGAACGCTTCGTTCTGACACGAAGCGACAGCAGACTCGCCAGGAGTCTAGAAAGAATACGGGGCCTTACTCCACCCATTCCAAATGCAGTGCCTAATTTGGAACATCAGGGGACTCAGGAGCTCTGAGTCCCAGGAGAGGCTTCATGCCTTGGTGAAAGAGAAGCGTGTCAAGATCTTGGCTATCTTGGAGCCAATGATTGCACTTGACCAGCGCTTCATGACCCGTCGCCTTGGTTTCCAGAGAGTTCTGTCGAATGTCTCTGGTCATATTTGGGTTTTTTTGGCGGACGATGTGAAGGCGGAGTGTGTCCTTGATCACGCTCAGTTCCTCCATCTTCGCGTGGCGGCTCCCTTTTTGCCGACCCATGTTTTTTGCTCTTTCGTGTATGCCAAGTGTGACTACACTTTACGACGCGACTTATGGGCTTCTTTGCTGCAGGTCAAGCCTGTTGGTGGTCCTTGGCTTGTCGGGGGGATTTTAATGTCGTGAGGGATGCCTCCGAGTGTCTTGGCTCTTCTGGTGGGAGGCAGCTCCCCATGGACGAGTTTAATCATTTTGTTTTGGAGTTTGCGCTGGTTGACGCTGGTTTTGAGGGCTCTTCGTTCACCTGGACGAATAAGTCTATTTGGAAGCGTCTTGACAGAGTTTTTGTTTCTGTGGATTGGGGTGACCATTTCAACTCTATCAGGGTTGAACACCTCAGTCGCACGGTTTCGGATCATTGTCCTCTTTTGGTGTCTGCTCCTGTCTTTGCTCGGGGGCCGAGCTCGTTTCGGTTCCAGAGCATGTGGACTCGGCACCCGGGGTTCCTTCAAACCGTCAGGCTGAACTGGAACATGCCCTGCTCTTTGCAAGGCATGCCCAGGCTCTTTGCCAAGCTGAAACGGTTGAAGGGCCACCTCAAGTGGTGGAACCGGGATGTTTTTGGGAACCTTTTTGATAAGATCGCTGAGGCGGAGAGGTCGGTTAGACTGGCTGAGGCTGCCTGTGAAGCGGATCCCTCTGAGCATAGCTGGACCCTCTTGTCCAGATGCAATGAGGAGCTGTCTAGAGTCACCGCTATGGAAGCGGATTTTTGGAAGCAGAAAGCTGCTTGTAATTGGCTTGAGGACGGGGAGAGGAATACGAAGCTTTTCCACAACAtggtgaagaagaagaatgtGGTTAATAAGATCTTTCGTATTTGGGAGGATGGTAATTGCCTCACCTCTCCTGGTCTCATCAAGCAGTCTGGGGCTGCCTATTTTGAGCGCCTCCTCACTGGAGATCCTTTTGTCCTGGATCTTCCGGATTTTTCTGGCTTCTCCTCGGAGATTTCGGAGGAGGAGAACCATAGCTTTGCCGCCGCACCTTCCTTGTAGGAGGTACGTGCTGTCGTCTTTTCCATCCCTCGGGATAGTGTGGCGGGCCCCGATGGGTTTTCTTCGGTTTTCTTTCAGAGCTGCTGGGATTTTGTGCAGCATGATGTCATGGACGCTGTCCTTGATTTCTTTCGGGGCTCTCTTATGCCCCAGGGCTTCACTGCCACCACGATCACTTTGATTCCCAAAGTCGAGGGTGCGCAAGCTTGGACGGACTTCCGTCCCATCAGCTTGTGTAATGTTTCCAACAAGATTATCTCGAAGCTTTTATACTCTCGTCTGCGGTCGGTGGTGGGGAGACTTGTTTCTCAGAGTCAGAGTGGCTTTGTGCCGGGGCGGATTATTGCTGACAATATCCTTCTCGCGCATGAGCTCACTCACAGTCTTAATCTCCCTGCCCGTGGTGGTAATGTCATTCTGAAATTGGACATGGCTAAGGCCTATGATAGAGTCCAATGGTCTTTTCTTCTGGATGTCCTCCGAAGGTTTGGTTTTTCGGAGCAGGTTGTGAGAATGGTGAGGGCTTGCATTTCTTTTTGCAAGTTCTCGGTTAATGTCAATGGTACCCCTGCTGGTTTTTTTGCTTCCTCGAGAGGCCTGAGACAGGGTGACCCTTTGTCTCCCCTCCTCTTTATTCTTGGAGCGGAGTATATGTCCCGTGGCTTGGACCGGTTGTTCCTCCAGCATGCTGATTTGAGGTATCGGTCTGGGTGTGATTTGCCGATTTCCCATTTGGCCTATGCTGACGATGTCATTATTTTTGCCAATGGGGGATCCCGTGGTCTTCAGCGTCTCAAAGATTTTCTGGCTCACTATGAAAATTGCTCGGGCCAGCTCGTTAATGTGGCCAAGAGTGCTATGATCTTTCCTCCGGGCTGGACCGCTCGTCGCCGCTCCCGTTTGCTGCAAATCACTGGATTTGCGGAGGGGCAGCTGCCCTTGAAATACCTTGGAGCTCCGCTTTTCCGTGGGAACCGCAAGTGCTCTCTCTTTGAGCCTCTTCTGCAGTCGGTCCGAAAAAAGCTGGAGGGCTGGGAGTCCCGTTCCCTTGCTCCTGGGAGTAGGATGACGCTGATCCGCAGTGTGCTCCTTTCGATCCCGATCTATCTCTGCCAGGTGATCCAGCCTCCTTTGGCTGTTTTGGAGAAATTGGAGCGTATTTTCAATGCTTTTCTTTGGGGCTCCAGACCCTTAGAAAAGAAGTGGCACTGGGCCCGCTGGTCTCGCGCCTGTCTCCCTGTGGAAGAAGGAGGCCTGGGTTTTTGCAGGCTCAAGGACATTGTTGATAGCTTTTCCATGAAGCTGTGGTTCAGATTCCGGCAGGGTTCCTCTCTCTGGGCGAGATTCCTTTCGAGGAAGTATTGCCGGACTGTCAGCCCTATTTGTGCTCCTTCTCGTGGAGCCATTTCCCCCACTTGGAGGCGCTTGCTCCAGATTAGACCTCGTGCGGAGCCTGGTATTCGGTGGAGGATTGGTCTTGGGGATGTCTCTTTTTGGGATGATACTTGGTTGGGTGATGCCCCTTTGTCGAGCAGGTGTAATGTCAGAGGGGAtcggtgtgtgcgtgttttcagCTTCCTTTTGGAGGGAGACTGGGATTTTGATCTCATTTGCGCTGTCGTCGCTCCCTCGGTGGCGGAGGAGATCGTTCAGATTCCTGTTTTGGTGGATGAACCGGATGCGACTATCTGGATCCACAGCACCGATGGTGCCTTTTCTGTGAGATCTGCTTGGGAGCAGGTCAGACCGAGAGGCTCGGTCTCGGATATCTTTACTCCCTGTTGGGGTCGCTGGATGAGGCCCACCATGTCCTTCTTTCTGTGGAGGTTTTGGCATCGGTGGTTGCCTGTGGATGAGGTGCTCCAGCACCGGGGCTTCTCCCTTGTGTCCAAGTGCCAGTGCTGTGAGATGTCGGAGACATTTACTCACATTTTCATCGACGGTCCCATCGCCCGCTCTGTGTGGCATTTCTTTGGGGCTATCTTTAGAGTTCGCATCCCTGCCACTGAGAACTTCAGTCTGTTTCTCAGTGCTTGGAAAAGGGGTCGCGAGTGGTCTCCGGGGGGTAATGTGAGGGAATTCATTCCTTTTGTCGTGCTTTGGTTCCTATGGACTGCACGCAATGATACTAAGCACCGTCACTTACCCTACTCTGCGGAGAAGGTTAAGTTCCAAATTTTGTCTTATTTGAGACTTGCTCATTCCGCAACTGTTATCAAGCCCCGTCTTTGGCTGGGGGCTTTGCAGGCTGCTAGGAAGATGGGCATCTTGGTCGGCCTCCAACGGATTCACAAGACTGCGATCGTCCGTTGGTTGAGGCCTCCACCTGGGTCCTTCAAGCTCAATGTGGATGGGAGCTCGAGAGGTAACCCGGGTGAGTCGTCTGTGGGGGGGGGTTGTCCGGGATTCTTCTGGTAGGGTCTTGGCGTTTTTTAGTGAGTTCATTGGTTTGGGGTCCAATGTCCGTGCAGAACTCTGGGCGATTTGGAGGGGTATTCTTCTCTGTTCTGACCTTAGCCTTTTTCCCCTTTGGATTGAAACTGATTCCCAGATTGCTATTCAGATTCTTAGATCTCGGAGGTGCCGTTGGGATTTGGACCATATTGTTTCGAGGACGCGTGTTTTGGTGCGGAATAGGCCGGTTCATTTCTCGCATATCTATCGGGAAGGGAATTCGGTTGCGGATGCGTTGGCGCGGCAGGCTCATGATCATAGGCAGTGTTTATTGGAGATTGGTGTTTCTTTAACCACTCTCATCGCTGCGTTGGCCCGTTCTGACTCTTCCGGGCTTCCTTACCTTAGATCTAGGTTTTCTTAGAGCCTCACACTCGCTTATAGCCGTTTCTCTTgggctttctttttctttgtttgctctcctttttggtctagatcatcctagatttagatatatgtagctatttatttttctttgcaggTACAGCTCTCCGGCCCTTTTCCGGAGTTTTTGGAGTTAGTCTGTTCCCCTGTCGCTTGCTTTGCTTTCTTCAGGGTGATGGATCATCAGGCGTTCTCTGTGCTTCCCCTTGCCTGGTTCTTGCTGTTGTTTGGATGTTTTGTGGGCGGTCTCTCGTGCCCCTCGCTTTTTGGATTTCCAGTCTTCTTGGGAGTTAGGTTATGGCTTGAGTTTCCTTCGCCATTCTCCTGCTTTTTTGCTCTGGGTCTGCTGGTTTGCGGTCGCTCCTCTTTTTCCTCGCGGCCTTTGTATAGTGACTTCCCAGCTGATCATGACTTTTGGCatatttcttgcatagcttTGATCTGTTGTTCAGCTCTGGATGGTGCCAGCCTCTTTTCGCGCTTTAGTGTCGGATTTGATTTTGCTGGCCTGGATTTGTGGATCTCCTCTAGGTTTTACTGCACAGGCTGATACCAGCCACTCTTTGAGCCTCAGTGTCCGTTTTTGATTTTGCTGGGCCGAGCTGTGGctctcttctagcttttgctGCTCAGGATGCCTGCTGACGGTGATTTAGTTAGCTatctttgatgttatttgtttatacttatttcctagggatgctttggttgtatatttcgataccctagctgttctgatgttcttattacctttgtatagccttttggggaggttttggcctagtccccctcctccgttaggttttatttgtatcgcttttttatgtttatatacaggtaggggtctgcctaaccccccgctcccggcggtgtttttttttaaaaaaaaaaaaacaacaaaaaaaaaacaacaaaacatatAAACTATGCATAAACACATTATAAAATGTAGTATGCAATGCATGAACTGGGCTCAAAGTAAACGGGATAACAGGAGCCAACAAACGGTACGATAACAACTGGAACAATGCTCGAGCTAGAACACAGGGGAGCTACATCGTCATGTAACTAAACCGCCCTGCCAAGTATGCGAGGTATGTCGTGCTGTGTGAAATCAAACACCCACAACTCGGCCTCCATACAGCTGATAACGATACAACAGATTGGCACAATAACGAACAACATACGATGTCAAGATTCCAATTGCATATCACACAGAAAATGCATCAAGGAATAGACAATCATAATTCCGGTCTCAGGGATACTAGGCATAAAAAGCCACCAGCTGATTCTCGAAATAACAATACGTGTGCCCAGAGTACAATACAACATGATAACGGGTAACAAGAATGATAGGGCTCAACGTGTGATGTAGTGAATATCATGCCCTATTCTAAATGccacaaaatatatcaaataatttaaCATATAAACAACGAGGCATTTACATTCACATAATCCATATAGTTCACGTAATCAACATAATATCGGCAaaacaatatttatatttttaccgtTGTATGTTACCAACCGTAACATACCTATACCAATTCAAACGAAGGTCCTCAACTCTAATTCCCAAAGTTTTGTCCTACAACAAAATTTATAttccataatatatcaaaacaatgCGATATAATCAACGAgaatgaattaaattcaaacgGGTAAATTCCCAAATCCGGGCAGCCCACTATAGCTCAATCAAACAACCTG comes from Henckelia pumila isolate YLH828 chromosome 4, ASM3356847v2, whole genome shotgun sequence and encodes:
- the LOC140861982 gene encoding uncharacterized protein — translated: MQCLIWNIRGLRSSESQERLHALVKEKRVKILAILEPMIALDQRFMTRRLGFQRVLSNVSGHIWVFLADDVKAECVLDHAQFLHLRVAAPFLPTHVFCSFVYAKCQACWWSLACRGDFNVVRDASECLGSSGGRQLPMDEFNHFVLEFALVDAGFEGSSFTWTNKSIWKRLDRVFVSVDWGDHFNSIRVEHLSRTVSDHCPLLVSAPVFARGPSSFRFQSMWTRHPGFLQTVRLNWNMPCSLQGMPRLFAKLKRLKGHLKWWNRDVFGNLFDKIAEAERSVRLAEAACEADPSEHSWTLLSRCNEELSRVTAMEADFWKQKAACNWLEDGERNTKLFHNMVKKKNVVNKIFRIWEDGNCLTSPGLIKQSGAAYFERLLTGDPFVLDLPDFSGFSSEISEEENHSFAAAPSL
- the LOC140861983 gene encoding uncharacterized protein, which gives rise to MDAVLDFFRGSLMPQGFTATTITLIPKVEGAQAWTDFRPISLCNVSNKIISKLLYSRLRSVVGRLVSQSQSGFVPGRIIADNILLAHELTHSLNLPARGGNVILKLDMAKAYDRVQWSFLLDVLRRFGFSEQVVRMVRACISFCKFSVNVNGTPAGFFASSRGLRQGDPLSPLLFILGAEYMSRGLDRLFLQHADLRYRSGCDLPISHLAYADDVIIFANGGSRGLQRLKDFLAHYENCSGQLVNVAKSAMIFPPGWTARRRSRLLQITGFAEGQLPLKYLGAPLFRGNRKCSLFEPLLQSVRKKLEGWESRSLAPGSRMTLIRSVLLSIPIYLCQVIQPPLAVLEKLERIFNAFLWGSRPLEKKWHWARWSRACLPVEEGGLGFCRLKDIVDSFSMKLWFRFRQGSSLWARFLSRKYCRTVSPICAPSRGAISPTWRRLLQIRPRAEPGIRWRIGLGDVSFWDDTWLGDAPLSSRCNVRGDRCVRVFSFLLEGDWDFDLICAVVAPSVAEEIVQIPVLVDEPDATIWIHSTDGAFSVRSAWEQVRPRGSVSDIFTPCWGRWMRPTMSFFLWRFWHRWLPVDEVLQHRGFSLVSKCQCCEMSETFTHIFIDGPIARSVWHFFGAIFRVRIPATENFSLFLSAWKRGREWSPGGNVREFIPFVVLWFLWTARNDTKHRHLPYSAEKVKFQILSYLRLAHSATVIKPRLWLGALQAARKMGILVGLQRIHKTAIVRWLRPPPGSFKLNVDGSSRELWAIWRGILLCSDLSLFPLWIETDSQIAIQILRSRRCRWDLDHIVSRTRVLVQLSGPFPEFLELVCSPVACFAFFRVMDHQAFSVLPLAWFLLLFGCFVGGLSCPSLFGFPVFLGVRLWLEFPSPFSCFFALGLLVCGRSSFSSRPLYSDFPADHDFWHISCIALICCSALDGASLFSRFSVGFDFAGLDLWISSRFYCTG